A section of the Thermococcus sp. 21S7 genome encodes:
- a CDS encoding aminotransferase class V-fold PLP-dependent enzyme, with the protein MRRSLFPALGKFKAYLNTASLGLMPATAVLEATKLLDDVIEFHGEVNSVDYMDEVVLKPLLDEAARLMRVNPENVGLSIQTTEGLRRILMALEPKRGGNIVSLDTEFPTVPALLKSYSKRFGLKLRVVENRNGVHSMEDIEKAIDDDTFAVVLSSVNWVTGQRLNLRELSRAAHEHGAWLIVDAVQHLGAMQLFPEREGVDALSAGSEKWLISPDTGAGLIYVSDELLGEAKPITGLLNNEPPTGEWGLWWGLPEKDPWGELKPAGGIKKLDFGGGPPYLIAAAFRASLRLINEIGIEEIEHHNLRLAGRIRDEVLSAGLEVLAEGSPIVTIKTGLSYEEEERLYGKLAAEGISVSHRGVLGHYGIRASPHLYNTHEDVETFLEALFGGMGE; encoded by the coding sequence ATGAGGAGGAGTCTGTTTCCAGCACTGGGAAAGTTTAAGGCATACCTCAACACCGCAAGCCTCGGCCTGATGCCAGCAACCGCGGTTCTCGAAGCAACAAAGCTCCTCGACGACGTTATCGAGTTCCACGGGGAAGTCAACTCGGTCGACTACATGGACGAGGTCGTTCTAAAGCCGCTGTTGGACGAGGCGGCGAGGCTGATGAGGGTTAACCCGGAAAACGTCGGCCTCTCAATACAGACCACGGAGGGCCTCAGGAGGATTCTGATGGCACTTGAACCCAAGAGGGGAGGGAACATCGTCTCTCTCGATACCGAGTTTCCAACCGTGCCCGCGCTCCTCAAGAGCTACTCAAAGAGATTTGGCCTCAAGCTGAGGGTCGTTGAGAACAGGAATGGAGTCCACAGCATGGAGGACATCGAAAAGGCCATAGACGACGACACATTTGCGGTGGTCCTAAGCTCCGTCAACTGGGTCACCGGACAAAGGCTCAACCTGAGGGAGCTTTCACGGGCTGCCCACGAACACGGGGCCTGGCTGATAGTTGACGCAGTCCAGCACCTTGGAGCCATGCAACTGTTCCCGGAGAGGGAAGGCGTTGATGCGCTCTCGGCGGGCTCTGAGAAGTGGCTAATCAGCCCGGACACGGGGGCAGGTCTGATATACGTCTCGGACGAACTCTTAGGGGAGGCCAAGCCGATAACTGGATTACTCAACAACGAACCGCCGACGGGTGAATGGGGGCTCTGGTGGGGCCTGCCGGAGAAAGATCCCTGGGGCGAGCTGAAACCTGCTGGAGGCATCAAAAAGCTCGACTTCGGCGGAGGGCCGCCGTACCTCATAGCCGCAGCATTCAGGGCCTCGCTGAGGCTGATAAACGAGATAGGCATCGAAGAGATAGAGCACCACAACCTCAGGTTAGCGGGCAGGATAAGGGACGAGGTTCTAAGTGCGGGCCTTGAGGTTCTCGCGGAGGGCTCACCGATAGTCACGATAAAGACGGGATTGAGCTACGAGGAAGAGGAGAGGCTGTACGGAAAGCTCGCCGCGGAGGGAATCTCGGTCAGCCACCGCGGCGTTCTCGGACACTACGGGATAAGGGCTTCACCGCACCTGTACAACACGCATGAGGACGTTGAGACCTTCCTTGAGGCGCTGTTCGGGGGTATGGGAGAGTAA
- a CDS encoding ATP-binding protein encodes MKIRKFVDRGGELKTLEMLYRQDGFTLVLVTGRRRIGKSRLVREFLRDKEAIAVQFEKRVWEYNLAKFNRAIGEHFGIPTPNFSTFTDAFRFIASQAKGRLVVFLDEFSYLLRYSEVEAEFQSIVDEVLSESSVMLVLSASSVGLLKRSFFDYSSPLYGRSDATLNLQPLRFRHLFEWFSGLTPEDSVKLYAVTSGVPRYLELFNGKDVEREIIQNFFDPNAFLFREAKELLEEEFREPETYYTILEALARGKTRVNEIAQYSFIEPKNTARYLRILEDLGILRRELPVGRRAKRGVYRFKDLYFAFWFRFIAPYFEEIESGFSDGALEDFGRDFNHYLGFAFEDVARQILIGLNRAGKLPFRFTKIGRWWRKGEEIDLVALNEWERKALLVEVKWKDLGQREARGILKDLERKAELVGLDGWEKSYGLVAKSIEGKEKLEDEGWLVWDLEDFNDIFPL; translated from the coding sequence ATGAAGATTCGAAAATTTGTGGACAGGGGAGGGGAGCTCAAAACACTTGAAATGCTTTATAGACAGGATGGCTTCACACTCGTTCTCGTCACAGGAAGGAGGAGAATTGGGAAAAGCCGTCTCGTTCGCGAGTTTCTGAGGGACAAAGAGGCGATAGCAGTTCAGTTCGAAAAAAGGGTGTGGGAGTACAACCTCGCGAAGTTCAACAGGGCCATCGGGGAGCACTTCGGGATTCCAACCCCGAATTTCTCGACGTTCACCGATGCGTTCCGCTTCATCGCGTCTCAAGCTAAGGGCAGGCTTGTGGTCTTCCTCGACGAGTTCTCCTACCTGCTCCGCTACTCAGAAGTCGAGGCCGAGTTCCAGAGCATCGTTGACGAGGTTCTTTCCGAAAGCAGTGTTATGCTCGTCCTCTCAGCATCGTCCGTTGGACTGTTAAAGAGGAGCTTCTTCGACTACTCAAGCCCGCTCTACGGGAGGAGCGACGCGACGCTCAACCTTCAGCCCCTTCGCTTCAGGCACCTCTTCGAGTGGTTTTCGGGCTTGACCCCAGAAGATTCGGTAAAGCTCTACGCGGTAACTTCGGGCGTCCCGAGATACCTTGAGCTTTTCAACGGGAAAGACGTTGAGCGTGAAATAATACAGAACTTCTTCGACCCAAACGCCTTCCTCTTTCGCGAGGCGAAGGAGTTGCTTGAGGAGGAGTTCAGGGAGCCAGAGACCTATTACACGATACTTGAAGCCCTCGCGAGGGGGAAGACGCGCGTCAACGAAATCGCCCAGTATTCCTTTATTGAGCCGAAGAACACGGCGCGCTACCTCAGGATTCTCGAAGACCTCGGGATTCTGCGGCGAGAATTGCCGGTTGGGAGAAGGGCAAAGCGGGGGGTCTACCGGTTCAAAGACCTCTACTTCGCTTTCTGGTTCAGGTTTATCGCCCCATACTTCGAGGAGATTGAGAGTGGATTTTCAGATGGGGCCCTTGAGGATTTTGGGCGGGACTTTAACCACTACCTTGGCTTTGCGTTTGAGGACGTGGCGAGACAAATCCTGATTGGGCTGAACAGGGCTGGAAAGCTTCCCTTCAGGTTTACAAAGATAGGTCGCTGGTGGAGAAAGGGAGAGGAGATTGATTTGGTTGCCTTGAACGAGTGGGAAAGGAAGGCTTTGCTTGTCGAGGTAAAGTGGAAGGACCTGGGCCAGAGGGAAGCGAGGGGAATTTTGAAGGACTTGGAGAGGAAAGCAGAGTTAGTGGGGCTTGATGGATGGGAGAAAAGCTACGGGCTAGTGGCAAAGAGCATTGAGGGAAAAGAAAAGTTGGAAGACGAGGGCTGGCTTGTATGGGATTTGGAAGACTTCAACGACATTTTCCCCTTGTGA
- a CDS encoding Flp pilus assembly complex ATPase component TadA codes for MGVYIFTPEDLIRYGAATEEQFEVLKNAVLSKKDILVVGSSRSGKTKLVEALMHFIPGDWKVAVITAYGEFKPFKPNIVVIDTQFDSQPLERRTSDVISKIKALNPDYVVIDTLHTVDAARIFRELIDDYAFIVTSLALTDDIKGEVRHWLRISGETFDKFDIVVELKRDWRTGMKRINRVYEVKNGELRPVI; via the coding sequence ATGGGAGTGTACATATTCACGCCTGAGGACCTGATACGCTACGGTGCCGCGACCGAGGAGCAGTTTGAGGTTCTGAAGAACGCGGTTCTCTCCAAGAAGGACATCCTCGTGGTTGGTTCCAGCCGCTCCGGAAAGACCAAGCTCGTTGAGGCGCTGATGCACTTCATACCCGGTGACTGGAAGGTTGCCGTTATAACCGCCTACGGCGAGTTCAAGCCCTTCAAGCCAAACATCGTCGTCATAGATACTCAGTTCGACAGCCAGCCCCTTGAGAGGCGCACTTCGGACGTTATCTCAAAAATCAAAGCCTTGAATCCAGACTACGTCGTCATCGACACCCTTCACACCGTTGACGCCGCGAGGATATTCCGCGAGCTTATAGACGATTACGCCTTCATCGTGACATCCCTCGCCCTCACCGACGACATAAAGGGTGAGGTCAGGCACTGGCTCAGGATAAGCGGCGAAACCTTCGACAAGTTTGACATCGTCGTGGAGCTCAAGAGGGACTGGAGAACCGGGATGAAGAGGATAAACCGGGTATACGAGGTAAAAAACGGGGAGCTCAGGCCCGTTATTTAG
- a CDS encoding RNA ligase produces MVSSGFKAMLLKLGVPEDRLTVLEGKGGVVEGEVEGIRYVRFRDSAKGFRRGTVVFENGDVVLGFPHIKRVVQLESGIRRVFKNKPFYVEEKVDGYNVRVVKVKDRVLALTRGGFVCPFTTERILDFINGEFFRDYPNLVLAGEMAGPESPYIVEGPPYVKKDIEFFLFDIQEKGTGRSLPVEERYKLAEEYGIPQVGRFGLYDRSKIDELHELIERLSRERREGIVMKTPDMKRIAKYVTPYANINDVRIGSHIFFDLPHGYFMGRIKRLAFYLAEKHVKGEEFDEYAKALGKALLRPFVESIHEVANGGEVEEVFTVRVKSISTAHKMVTHFERLGVKIHIEDIEDLGNGYWRITFKRVYPDATREMRELWNGRAFVD; encoded by the coding sequence ATGGTAAGCTCAGGTTTCAAGGCCATGCTTCTCAAGCTCGGCGTTCCCGAGGACAGGCTGACGGTCCTTGAGGGCAAGGGTGGGGTTGTGGAGGGTGAAGTCGAAGGCATCAGGTACGTTCGCTTCCGCGATTCCGCCAAGGGCTTCCGGCGCGGAACCGTTGTCTTTGAGAACGGCGACGTTGTTCTGGGGTTCCCCCACATAAAGCGCGTCGTCCAGCTGGAGAGCGGTATCAGGAGGGTCTTCAAGAACAAACCCTTCTACGTTGAGGAGAAGGTGGACGGCTACAACGTCCGTGTCGTGAAGGTGAAGGATAGGGTTCTTGCCCTCACGAGGGGAGGTTTTGTCTGCCCCTTCACGACGGAGCGGATACTCGACTTCATAAACGGGGAGTTCTTCAGGGACTACCCAAACCTAGTCCTTGCTGGAGAGATGGCCGGGCCCGAAAGCCCGTACATCGTCGAGGGGCCGCCCTACGTTAAGAAGGACATAGAGTTTTTCCTGTTTGACATCCAGGAGAAGGGAACGGGGAGAAGCCTTCCAGTGGAAGAGAGGTATAAGCTCGCGGAGGAGTACGGGATTCCTCAGGTGGGGCGCTTTGGCCTCTACGACCGTTCGAAAATTGATGAGCTGCATGAGCTGATCGAAAGGCTCAGCAGGGAGAGGAGAGAGGGCATCGTCATGAAAACGCCCGACATGAAGAGAATCGCGAAGTACGTAACGCCGTACGCCAACATCAACGACGTCAGGATAGGCTCCCACATATTCTTCGACCTGCCGCACGGCTACTTCATGGGGAGGATTAAGCGCCTCGCGTTCTACCTGGCCGAAAAGCACGTTAAGGGCGAGGAGTTCGACGAGTATGCGAAAGCCCTTGGAAAGGCCCTCCTCAGGCCGTTCGTCGAGAGCATCCACGAAGTTGCCAACGGCGGCGAGGTCGAGGAGGTCTTCACGGTGAGGGTGAAGAGCATAAGCACCGCCCACAAAATGGTGACCCACTTCGAGAGGCTCGGCGTGAAAATCCACATCGAAGACATAGAGGACTTGGGCAACGGCTACTGGAGGATAACCTTCAAGAGGGTTTATCCCGACGCCACGCGCGAGATGAGGGAGCTGTGGAACGGCAGGGCTTTCGTGGACTGA
- a CDS encoding 50S ribosomal protein L16, whose translation MGLRPAKIDRDVDKPAYTRREYIRGAPGPKITIFDMGNLSAEFQYEVSLHAEQAMQIRQNALEAIRIQVNRYLQKNVGRSNFHFKIRVYPFQVLRENPMATGRKADRYGNGMRRPFGKPIGLAARVKKDQKILTVWVNENHLKFALGAMHRAKMKLPYSAYYRIYDKEGNDITSKVLSTMKR comes from the coding sequence ATGGGACTGAGACCAGCCAAGATTGATAGGGACGTTGACAAGCCCGCTTACACGAGGAGGGAATACATACGCGGTGCGCCAGGTCCGAAGATAACGATCTTCGACATGGGCAACCTTTCGGCTGAATTCCAGTACGAGGTCAGCCTTCATGCCGAGCAGGCCATGCAGATAAGGCAGAACGCCCTGGAGGCCATTCGTATCCAGGTGAACAGGTACCTCCAGAAGAACGTCGGAAGGAGCAACTTCCACTTCAAGATAAGGGTCTACCCGTTCCAGGTGCTTAGAGAGAACCCGATGGCCACCGGAAGGAAGGCCGACCGTTACGGAAACGGTATGAGGAGGCCCTTCGGAAAGCCGATAGGTCTCGCCGCCCGCGTCAAGAAGGACCAGAAGATACTCACCGTTTGGGTGAACGAGAACCACCTCAAGTTCGCCCTCGGCGCCATGCACAGGGCCAAGATGAAGCTCCCCTACAGCGCATACTACAGAATCTACGACAAGGAAGGCAACGACATCACCAGCAAGGTTCTCTCCACCATGAAGCGCTGA
- a CDS encoding asparagine synthetase A → MNALQIVTRKIEPVMEVQTRVIDYMTRYMVGEGFKWMLPVMLSSITDPLWPDPAAEEALRPPEVEVYGSRLRLTHSMILHKQMAVAMGIDKLFILSPNVRLEGRSADDGRHAYEFTQLDFEIAYASMDDVMGLIEGLISGLFREARSWELEREVPRVKPPFKRFTLEEIKEEFGDEDEASNAMEEPFWVTDIEREFYDREDPERPGHFRNYDLYLPEGYGEVSSGGEREWEYEVIVRKMKRAGISLEAFRPYIEVAKAGLLKPSAGAGIGVERLIRYMVGAKHIAEVQPFPRIPGVPAVI, encoded by the coding sequence ATGAACGCTCTCCAAATTGTGACCAGAAAAATTGAACCGGTCATGGAAGTACAGACGAGAGTGATTGACTATATGACAAGATACATGGTGGGCGAGGGCTTTAAGTGGATGCTCCCCGTGATGCTCAGCTCCATCACAGACCCCCTCTGGCCCGATCCGGCCGCAGAGGAGGCTCTCAGACCGCCCGAGGTCGAGGTCTACGGTTCGAGGCTGAGGCTGACCCACAGCATGATACTCCATAAACAGATGGCGGTGGCGATGGGTATAGATAAGCTCTTCATCCTCTCGCCGAACGTGAGGCTTGAGGGACGTTCAGCTGACGACGGAAGGCACGCCTACGAGTTCACCCAGCTCGACTTCGAGATAGCCTACGCCAGTATGGACGACGTGATGGGCCTCATCGAGGGCCTCATCAGCGGTCTGTTCAGGGAGGCGAGGAGCTGGGAACTTGAGAGGGAGGTGCCCAGAGTCAAGCCGCCCTTCAAGCGCTTCACCCTGGAGGAGATAAAGGAAGAGTTCGGGGACGAGGACGAGGCCAGCAACGCCATGGAGGAACCCTTCTGGGTTACCGATATTGAGAGGGAGTTCTACGACAGGGAAGACCCTGAGAGACCGGGGCACTTCAGGAACTACGACCTCTACCTGCCGGAGGGCTACGGAGAAGTCTCAAGCGGCGGCGAGAGGGAATGGGAGTACGAGGTCATAGTGAGGAAGATGAAGAGAGCGGGGATAAGCCTTGAGGCGTTCAGACCTTACATCGAAGTGGCGAAAGCCGGCCTCCTGAAGCCCAGCGCAGGGGCGGGAATCGGCGTCGAGAGGCTGATCCGCTACATGGTGGGGGCAAAGCACATAGCGGAGGTGCAACCGTTCCCTAGGATCCCGGGCGTTCCAGCGGTCATCTGA
- a CDS encoding ATP-binding protein has product MLFSPYPKTKKEELFDRERELKELEEAVKRGERLILLLGLRRLGKSSLLNVTLNELTYPSIKVDVRKTYSEFSSVNRYVIGKMLLSGMSGRKKLVEEAKLFLERVRGVSVSRLRLEITSKDFSITELLEALNEYGEKSGRVIIAFDEAQYLRFGGATRYDGILAYATDNLENLTFILTGSEVGLLLDFLKFDDPEAPLFGRYHHDVTLDRFSPEMSAEFLRKGFDEANFNVSGREIEDAVGELDGIPGWLALYGYTRVTRKLGHEEALNEVLREAKSLIQTELSKLFAYSPRYRVILRAIALGYSRWKDIKDYLTLKLGYINDSNFSKLLENLVKSDYVEKREGRYIIPDPVLKRVFREL; this is encoded by the coding sequence ATGCTGTTTTCACCTTACCCAAAGACTAAGAAGGAAGAACTCTTTGACAGGGAGAGGGAACTCAAGGAGCTTGAAGAGGCCGTGAAAAGGGGAGAACGGCTAATCCTCCTTCTTGGCCTAAGAAGGCTTGGAAAGAGCTCACTCCTCAACGTAACACTCAACGAGCTCACCTACCCCTCAATAAAAGTCGATGTGAGAAAAACCTACTCCGAGTTCTCATCTGTCAACAGGTACGTAATCGGGAAGATGCTCCTTTCAGGGATGAGCGGAAGGAAAAAACTAGTTGAAGAGGCAAAGCTTTTTCTTGAGAGGGTCCGGGGAGTAAGCGTTTCCAGACTCAGGCTGGAGATAACCTCAAAAGACTTCTCAATAACCGAACTCTTAGAAGCGCTCAACGAATACGGAGAAAAATCCGGGAGGGTCATCATAGCCTTCGATGAAGCCCAGTATCTGCGCTTTGGAGGGGCCACAAGGTACGATGGGATTTTGGCTTACGCAACGGACAATCTCGAAAACCTAACCTTCATCCTAACTGGCTCCGAAGTTGGCCTTCTCTTAGACTTCCTTAAGTTCGATGATCCGGAGGCACCGCTTTTCGGCAGATACCACCACGACGTAACCTTAGATAGATTCAGCCCGGAGATGAGCGCTGAGTTTCTGAGAAAGGGATTTGATGAAGCCAACTTCAACGTGAGCGGACGGGAGATTGAAGATGCCGTGGGAGAGCTCGACGGGATTCCAGGCTGGCTGGCCCTCTACGGATATACGCGGGTCACAAGAAAGCTTGGACACGAAGAGGCCCTAAATGAAGTTCTGAGAGAGGCCAAGAGTTTAATCCAAACCGAGCTGTCGAAGCTCTTCGCCTACAGTCCGAGGTACAGGGTCATTCTCAGGGCAATAGCCCTTGGATATTCACGGTGGAAGGACATCAAGGACTATTTAACGCTCAAGCTGGGCTACATCAATGATTCGAACTTTTCAAAGCTCCTCGAAAACCTCGTGAAGTCGGACTACGTGGAGAAGAGAGAGGGCAGGTATATCATCCCCGACCCCGTGCTTAAGAGGGTGTTCCGAGAGCTCTAA
- a CDS encoding alanine--glyoxylate aminotransferase family protein: MELRFEMEYEEAYREVYELVKPKYRLFTAGPVACFPEVLAIMSVQMFSHRSAEAKEVHVDTLSRLRAFLEAEKGEIIMFPSSGTGFMEAAVRNTVPRGGKVLVTTVGAFGDRFAEVVNSNGREAVILRKEPGYAVKPEELDEALRKNPDVVAVTITYNETSTGVLNPLPELAKVVHEHDKLLFVDAVSAMGGADIKFDKWGLDMIFASSQKAFGVPPGLAVAAVSERVFEIAEKMPERGWYFDLPLYKKFNGKKKGTPSTPPLPQIFGLNVVLRIVEKMGGKDAWLGMYKKRSETIREGVKEMGLGVLAEPGYESPTITAVVVPEGMKGVDVYNAMRERGFELAKGYGSVAEKTFRIGNMGYMTFEDIEEMLANLREVIEKLKG; this comes from the coding sequence ATGGAACTCAGGTTCGAAATGGAGTATGAAGAGGCCTACAGGGAGGTTTACGAGCTCGTCAAGCCGAAGTACAGGCTCTTTACCGCCGGTCCAGTTGCATGCTTCCCAGAGGTTCTCGCGATAATGAGCGTCCAGATGTTCAGCCACCGCTCGGCCGAGGCAAAGGAGGTTCACGTTGACACCCTCAGCAGACTCAGGGCTTTTCTCGAAGCCGAGAAAGGCGAGATAATAATGTTCCCCAGCTCCGGAACCGGCTTCATGGAGGCTGCCGTGAGAAACACCGTGCCGAGGGGAGGAAAAGTTCTCGTCACGACCGTGGGAGCCTTTGGAGACAGGTTCGCCGAGGTAGTCAACTCCAACGGCAGGGAAGCGGTCATCCTGAGGAAGGAGCCGGGCTACGCCGTCAAGCCGGAGGAGCTCGACGAGGCCCTCAGAAAGAACCCCGACGTCGTTGCGGTGACCATAACCTACAACGAGACCTCAACCGGTGTCCTCAACCCGCTCCCCGAGCTGGCGAAGGTCGTTCACGAGCACGACAAGCTGCTCTTCGTCGACGCCGTTTCAGCCATGGGCGGCGCGGACATCAAATTTGACAAATGGGGTCTAGACATGATATTCGCCAGCTCCCAGAAGGCCTTCGGCGTTCCGCCGGGGCTTGCTGTCGCGGCTGTGAGCGAGAGGGTCTTTGAAATAGCCGAGAAGATGCCGGAGCGCGGCTGGTACTTCGACCTGCCGCTCTACAAGAAGTTCAACGGCAAGAAGAAGGGAACCCCCTCAACTCCCCCGCTCCCGCAGATATTCGGCCTCAACGTCGTGCTCAGGATAGTCGAGAAAATGGGCGGCAAGGATGCCTGGCTTGGAATGTACAAGAAGAGGAGCGAAACCATTCGCGAGGGCGTCAAGGAGATGGGACTCGGCGTTCTGGCTGAGCCCGGCTACGAGAGCCCGACGATAACCGCTGTCGTCGTCCCCGAGGGAATGAAGGGCGTCGACGTCTACAACGCCATGCGCGAGCGCGGCTTCGAGCTGGCCAAGGGCTACGGAAGCGTTGCCGAGAAGACCTTCAGGATTGGAAACATGGGCTACATGACCTTCGAGGACATCGAGGAGATGCTCGCCAACCTCCGCGAGGTCATAGAAAAGCTTAAGGGCTGA
- a CDS encoding MFS transporter, translating into MERRRLAGIVLLIVSAFTGTIAFRLATPAIAFYTRDILKASMLSVSIVSMSFVLARAFSSVFGGLMLERGKRLVYIGAVAMMGNALAVQLYPLTSTWFQVAGIKLLNGFLNGLSWPMAQFVIAVATPKEIRARVTAVYFFFGSIASLLGNYVYAYTIDLGLGGQMWISSAFFILTGLIMVASYVLLYDRITPKRKRLDGEKPSLEPKRVLIIASLMAVIVAFTSGEITYVYVSEALGMEKATTATLIGWAGFLAAMLSYGVSWLADVRSERRMVLLTSIMAALSPLLAAVKTAPTVFLGIFLALFAFQSFRPISRKVLASYHRSSLAIGGVNGVQNLSTFFGGMLFGFAYSLGEVHGAVTLNLALLAFTPVSIALLWQSVKLKGGGK; encoded by the coding sequence ATGGAACGAAGACGCCTCGCTGGAATAGTCCTTCTCATAGTCTCGGCGTTCACCGGGACGATAGCCTTTCGCCTCGCCACCCCCGCCATAGCGTTCTACACGCGCGATATACTCAAGGCTTCGATGCTCTCCGTTTCCATAGTCTCGATGTCTTTCGTGCTCGCGAGGGCGTTTTCCTCGGTTTTCGGCGGGCTGATGCTCGAAAGGGGCAAGAGGCTCGTTTATATCGGTGCGGTGGCTATGATGGGAAACGCCCTGGCGGTTCAGCTCTACCCCCTGACCTCGACGTGGTTCCAGGTCGCCGGGATAAAGCTCCTCAACGGCTTTCTCAACGGTCTGAGCTGGCCGATGGCGCAGTTCGTCATAGCCGTGGCCACCCCGAAGGAAATAAGGGCAAGGGTTACCGCGGTCTACTTCTTCTTCGGCAGCATCGCTTCCCTCCTCGGAAACTACGTCTACGCCTACACGATAGACCTCGGGCTGGGCGGCCAGATGTGGATTTCCTCCGCGTTCTTTATCCTGACCGGCCTGATAATGGTGGCCAGCTACGTCCTCCTCTACGATAGAATAACGCCCAAGAGGAAGCGCTTGGACGGTGAAAAGCCGAGCCTCGAACCCAAGAGGGTTCTAATCATTGCCTCGCTGATGGCGGTGATAGTGGCCTTCACGTCCGGCGAGATAACCTATGTCTACGTCTCCGAGGCCCTGGGTATGGAGAAGGCAACGACCGCAACGCTCATCGGCTGGGCGGGCTTTCTCGCCGCGATGCTCAGCTACGGCGTCTCCTGGCTCGCCGACGTGAGGAGCGAGAGGCGGATGGTTCTGCTCACGTCCATAATGGCAGCACTTTCGCCGCTCCTCGCGGCAGTAAAGACCGCTCCGACGGTTTTCCTGGGAATATTCCTTGCACTCTTCGCCTTCCAGAGCTTCAGACCGATTTCCAGAAAGGTTCTGGCGAGCTACCACCGCTCCTCCCTGGCCATTGGTGGCGTCAACGGCGTCCAGAACCTCTCGACCTTCTTCGGGGGGATGCTGTTCGGCTTTGCTTATTCGCTCGGGGAAGTTCACGGGGCTGTAACGCTCAACCTAGCCCTGCTGGCATTCACGCCTGTTTCGATAGCCCTGCTCTGGCAGAGCGTTAAGCTTAAAGGCGGTGGGAAGTAA